The following coding sequences lie in one Enterococcus sp. 9E7_DIV0242 genomic window:
- the nifJ gene encoding pyruvate:ferredoxin (flavodoxin) oxidoreductase, whose protein sequence is MKKMKTMDGNTAAAYISYAFTEVAGIYPITPSSTMAEVVDEWAENGLKNIFGETVNLIEMQSEAGAAGTVHGSLKTGVLTSTYTASQGLLLMIPNMFKIAGELLPTVFHVAARAVSTNALSIFGDHSDVMAARQTGFCMLAESSVQEVMDLSAVAHLASIEGSLPFMNFFDGFRTSHELQKIEALDYEDLKAMMNWEALENFRKRGMNPNHPTVSGTAQNPDIHFQQRETVNAYYDEMPTIVQKYMQKINELRGTNYDLMNYYGDPEATEVIISMGSASPTIQQTVDYLNSQGRKVGHIDVHLYRPFPADNLLEKLPNTVERVAVLDRTKEPGSDGEPLLLDVQSVLYRHENRPIVIGGRYGIASKDVTPDQIVAVYDHMVLPVNELKQRFTIGIIDDVTHLSLPMTEVLDLTKDATFQAKFWGFGSDGTVGANKQAIKIIGNHTDKYAQAYFAYDSKKSGGLTVSHLRFGDDPIRSTYNVECPDFVGCHNAAYLHKYDLVKGLKDGGTFLLNTVWDEERVKTHLPKPLKRYLAEHNIEFYIINAMEIAQRLGLGRRINTVMSAAFFEVTDIMDRETFLPLLKDEVKATYGKKSMAIVEKNWEAIDETFAALTKVEIPAEWKALEVATATVDTLDKPAYVRNILEPINRQEGNQLSVNDLIENGMLGGEMAMGTAAFEKRGIALEVPEWISENCTMCNECAFICPHAAIRPFLLDDAEMAEVPEGFITRTMKGPDNLEYRIQVSLEDCTGCGLCVEMCPAKEKALVLKPYEEQKEEAINWAFAMTLRQKANPIKKFSVKGSQFEQPLIEFSGACAGCGETPYVKLLTQLYGDRMMIANTTGCSSIWGASSPATPYTVNAEGKGPAWSNSLFEDNAEYGLGMYIANETKRKRAATLIQNAVDNGYGSETTLAQMQDWLDHVTEGDGTQQRAAKLAQALREDSDDRVKDILKHEEMFAKPSQWILGGDGWAYDIGYSGIDHVLATGADVNIFVMDNEVYANTGGQMSKATPTSAIAKFAAGGKKTKKKDLGLMAMAYRDVYVASISIEANPAQALKAITEAENYPGPSLIIGYTPCINHGLRGGMSQSIKESKDAVESGYWPLYRHDPRLREKGKDPMRVDFKKADFSKMEDFLRNQVRFSALHNVKDDEVEVEEMLHQTVKDMEDRSESYTQLVKK, encoded by the coding sequence ATGAAGAAAATGAAGACAATGGACGGCAACACAGCTGCTGCTTATATTTCCTATGCATTTACTGAAGTAGCTGGAATCTATCCCATTACTCCGAGCTCGACCATGGCAGAGGTTGTGGACGAGTGGGCGGAAAATGGCTTAAAAAATATTTTTGGCGAAACGGTCAACTTGATTGAAATGCAATCGGAAGCCGGAGCCGCTGGAACAGTTCATGGGTCGCTGAAGACAGGTGTTTTGACATCGACCTATACAGCATCACAGGGCTTGCTTTTAATGATCCCGAATATGTTTAAGATCGCCGGTGAGCTATTACCGACAGTCTTCCACGTTGCAGCGAGAGCAGTTTCTACGAATGCGCTAAGTATTTTTGGCGACCATAGTGACGTGATGGCAGCGAGACAAACAGGTTTCTGTATGTTAGCGGAGTCAAGTGTTCAGGAAGTTATGGATTTATCGGCGGTTGCTCATTTAGCGAGTATTGAGGGAAGCTTGCCGTTCATGAACTTCTTTGACGGTTTCCGGACTAGTCATGAGCTGCAGAAAATTGAAGCGTTGGACTACGAAGATTTGAAAGCAATGATGAACTGGGAAGCGCTTGAAAACTTCCGTAAAAGAGGAATGAATCCGAATCATCCAACTGTTTCTGGAACAGCACAAAATCCGGATATTCATTTCCAACAAAGAGAGACAGTCAATGCGTATTATGATGAAATGCCTACAATTGTCCAAAAATATATGCAAAAAATCAATGAACTGCGCGGTACGAATTATGATTTAATGAACTACTATGGTGATCCGGAAGCGACTGAGGTCATCATTTCAATGGGTTCAGCTTCACCGACCATCCAGCAAACGGTGGATTATCTGAACAGTCAAGGACGGAAGGTCGGGCATATCGATGTTCATTTATATCGTCCGTTTCCTGCGGATAATCTATTAGAAAAGCTTCCGAATACAGTGGAACGAGTGGCTGTTTTGGATCGTACGAAAGAACCTGGTTCAGATGGTGAGCCATTGCTGTTAGATGTTCAAAGTGTTTTGTATCGTCATGAAAATCGTCCAATCGTTATTGGCGGTCGCTACGGAATTGCTTCAAAGGATGTGACACCAGATCAAATCGTAGCAGTCTATGACCATATGGTATTACCAGTGAACGAGCTGAAACAGCGCTTTACGATTGGGATTATTGATGATGTTACACATCTATCATTACCGATGACAGAAGTATTGGATTTGACAAAAGATGCGACCTTCCAAGCGAAATTCTGGGGCTTTGGGTCAGATGGAACTGTAGGTGCGAACAAACAGGCAATCAAGATTATTGGAAATCATACAGATAAATATGCTCAAGCTTATTTTGCCTATGATTCCAAGAAATCTGGTGGGTTGACCGTTTCTCATCTGCGCTTCGGAGATGATCCGATTCGTTCCACGTATAATGTGGAATGTCCGGATTTTGTCGGCTGTCATAATGCGGCGTATCTGCATAAATACGATTTAGTCAAAGGCTTGAAGGATGGCGGAACGTTCTTGTTAAATACGGTTTGGGATGAAGAACGTGTGAAGACACATCTGCCAAAACCTTTGAAACGCTATCTTGCAGAGCATAACATTGAATTTTATATCATCAATGCGATGGAAATTGCTCAACGGCTGGGGTTAGGTCGTCGAATCAACACAGTCATGTCGGCAGCATTCTTTGAAGTGACAGATATCATGGATCGTGAGACCTTCTTACCGCTTCTGAAAGATGAGGTAAAAGCAACCTACGGTAAAAAATCAATGGCGATTGTTGAGAAGAATTGGGAAGCGATCGATGAAACGTTTGCGGCACTGACAAAAGTTGAGATTCCAGCTGAATGGAAGGCCTTGGAAGTGGCGACTGCGACTGTTGACACATTAGATAAGCCAGCCTATGTTCGGAATATTCTCGAACCAATTAATCGTCAAGAAGGCAATCAGCTGTCAGTCAATGACTTGATCGAAAATGGCATGCTTGGCGGTGAAATGGCGATGGGTACAGCGGCATTTGAAAAACGCGGAATTGCTTTAGAAGTACCAGAGTGGATTTCAGAGAACTGTACGATGTGTAACGAATGTGCCTTCATCTGTCCGCATGCTGCGATTCGTCCATTCTTGCTGGATGATGCTGAGATGGCCGAAGTACCGGAAGGCTTTATCACACGTACGATGAAAGGCCCTGACAATTTAGAATACCGGATTCAGGTATCTCTGGAGGATTGTACCGGCTGTGGTCTTTGTGTAGAGATGTGTCCGGCCAAAGAAAAAGCGCTTGTATTGAAACCGTACGAAGAGCAAAAAGAAGAAGCAATCAATTGGGCCTTTGCTATGACCTTACGTCAGAAGGCGAATCCAATAAAGAAATTCTCAGTGAAGGGTTCGCAGTTTGAACAACCGCTGATTGAGTTTTCAGGTGCTTGTGCAGGCTGTGGTGAAACTCCTTATGTGAAACTGCTGACTCAGCTGTATGGCGACCGTATGATGATTGCTAACACAACGGGTTGCTCATCTATCTGGGGAGCGTCTTCCCCTGCGACGCCGTATACAGTCAATGCGGAAGGCAAAGGACCAGCTTGGAGTAACTCGCTATTTGAGGACAATGCCGAGTACGGGTTAGGTATGTATATCGCCAATGAAACGAAACGTAAACGTGCGGCAACACTGATTCAGAATGCTGTAGACAATGGATACGGTTCTGAAACAACACTGGCCCAAATGCAGGATTGGTTAGATCATGTAACCGAAGGCGACGGAACGCAGCAACGTGCGGCCAAGCTGGCACAAGCGCTTCGGGAAGATTCGGACGATCGGGTCAAAGATATTCTGAAGCATGAAGAAATGTTTGCTAAGCCAAGTCAGTGGATTCTTGGTGGAGATGGCTGGGCCTATGATATTGGCTACAGCGGTATCGATCATGTGTTGGCAACTGGTGCAGATGTCAATATCTTTGTCATGGATAACGAAGTGTATGCCAATACGGGTGGTCAAATGTCTAAGGCAACACCAACCTCAGCTATCGCAAAATTTGCGGCTGGTGGGAAGAAAACGAAGAAGAAAGACCTTGGCTTGATGGCGATGGCGTATCGAGATGTCTATGTTGCATCGATTTCAATTGAAGCCAACCCAGCACAAGCATTAAAAGCGATCACTGAAGCAGAAAACTATCCGGGACCATCTCTGATAATCGGTTATACGCCATGTATTAATCATGGCTTGCGAGGTGGTATGAGTCAGTCCATTAAGGAATCTAAAGATGCCGTAGAATCTGGCTACTGGCCACTTTACCGTCATGATCCTCGTTTGAGAGAAAAAGGCAAAGATCCGATGCGTGTGGACTTTAAAAAGGCAGACTTCTCAAAAATGGAAGACTTCCTACGCAATCAGGTTCGTTTCTCTGCGTTGCATAACGTGAAAGACGACGAGGTGGAGGTAGAAGAAATGCTTCACCAAACTGTCAAGGACATGGAAGATCGTTCAGAAAGCTATACACAGCTGGTGAAAAAATAG